In the genome of Pelmatolapia mariae isolate MD_Pm_ZW linkage group LG4, Pm_UMD_F_2, whole genome shotgun sequence, the window GTTcttaaaaagtttatttttgtcattttgaatttttgtaATCATTTTGTCCTTTTGGGGGTACAATAAAACCCATTTTTTGAAGATTAcatttgtgcctgtgtgttccTGGCTGCTTGGTCCATGATACAATGACTCATGCATGTAATGTCACTTCCATATTAGTTGGGACAAACATAAAACTTTACAAAAAATgtgtagttttgcctctgtacaccaccacactGGATTTTAAAGCAAGAAAGTGCAAGCTTTCTCTCAGCTTTGTTAAAAAGAGTGAATGCACTGACCAACTCAGAAACACCAGAACAAAAAAGGACAAGTGCATGATCACTGAATTATTTCAATGAAAACCAATTTTCACTACATGTAACTAAGCCAAAAACCTACGTGAAGAGGCTGGTGTATCACTGTCAGAGTCTACAATTAAGAGATGCGTTCATGAATGGAAATAGAGTTTACAATAAACCACAGAATACAGTGACAGCCAGGGAGATGAGACTGgactttgccagaaaacataTGAAAGATCCTGCACAGATCTGTAAGAAAAGATatgacattttatatgatgggaATTAATTTGGGAGAAGGAGAGAAGCAGCTCATGATGTGTAGCATGTGGAGAATGGTGGAGGCAGTGTTATGGCATGGGAATGAATGGCTGCCAATGGAAGTGAGTAatcagtgtttattgatgatgtaaTTGCTGACAGAAGTAGCAGGGTGAATTATGAAATTTACAGGACCATACTCTCGGCTCAGAATTTGTGAAATGCTGTAAAAATTATCAGACTGTTTTTCACAGTGCaaataatgacccaaaacatactacaaaaataatccaagagtttctcaaggcaaagaaattGGATGTTCACAGTCTCCAAGTCGGTCACCTGATCTCTGTCCAACAGAGCATGCCTTTCCACGTACAAGCAGCAACTGGAGGCTACAGTCAAGGTCTATCAGAGCAACTCAATAGAGGAAACAACATTTGGTGATTTCCATGGGTTCTAGATTTTAGACAGCCATTGGCTGCAGAGTCTTTTCATCCAAGCATTTAAAAATGGCTTTAATCCTTAAGCAGTCCATACAAGGTTTTTGCAAAGGACATTGTATTAAAACTTAAAGATCATAAaggaagtgaaaaaagaaaggcaCTGGGAACTTTCTGAAGTtgcttaatattttattttttaaaaacttattgAGGCACAATTAATAACAGAGCATGTGACGGGCATCTGCAGCTCTTTAGTAGTACTGTCTTCTGAGGGAGGACACCACCACTGCCAGGAACTTCTGGAAAGCTGCATGAACCTCAGCAGTGAAGTTTTTACCCAACTGGGAAGCAACCACAATGGTCAGGCAATCGCCCAGGAGCTGTAACACAACACAACATGCTTCattgacacacaaacacgcaatACTGGGAATCAGTGCCGTCAGTTCAGCATTGCCTACCATGAAATTGTCAGGGTCCACCTGCAGTTTCTCAGAGTGCAGCGTGCTCAGCTCTGCATATGTAGCCTTGATGTTGTCCATGTTCTTCACTGCTTTTTCCAGAGCTTCGATGATAATTTTTCCATGAGCAGCAACCTTTGGATTTGATGCAATAGCAGCAGCATTGTAGAGGTTTCCAAATTGACCAAAATACCTCTGAGTCCAGGGATAGACAGTCAAACACCTGAGGGAATGTGTAAATAATTGATTTGCTCTTAGTTctaaaagaaaaatctacaTTGTGTAATGGATGAAAAATgtcagctttttttcatttcacataAAGATGCTACTTGAATAGCCCAAATTTCTAAAATTAAATTTATGTCAATATAAAAAAACCAACTATGTTTCACCTGGAAAAAGCTGCTTGCCCAACGACCGCATAGTCGATCTTGGAGAAGATGTCCTGGATCGTGGTGCGCTCAAAGTCTGTCCACACAACCATTTTGCTTTGTTGATCGTTGCTCTTGTGCTGTTGGTCAGCAGAGCCACAAAGTCACCTTTTAAAGAGTTCTTTTCACTCCACCCAAAGATATGAAATTGGGTGGAGTTGGAGAGTGGGAGTTGGCTAAACTGGTCAGTTTAACGATTCTGAAATTAACCAAAAATGAGTTGGAAACTTTCATTATGGAATCTCTTACAGACTACTTATTCTTATATcttgggataggctccagccctggGTGACCCCTAACAGTTAAGAAAATTGGAAGTAAGATAatcaaaaatattttgcagACCTGGATAGGAATAAAGAACTGGATGAAGTACAATGAGTATATCCTTTGGAAAATAATGAATTCTAAATTTCAGTGACAGCAAACTTCTTGTTCTTGTAAATAATACatatggggtttttttaaatggacaaGATTCCAcagattttaattttaacataTGACCAAACCATAGCATTAAGGTCCTGCATTTGCCATTTGTACATGcgtttaataaataaacttgacaAAGAGCTTTCTTAAAGAGGAAAATGACAAGAAAAGAATGGTACACCCACACATCCTACAGGCCTTTATTGACTGGCTgtaagtagaaaaaaaattaaataacttTGTCtcagcttttgtttgtttctggttatccacaaaacattttctgtcattctcttaaatattttcagtatttctgccatattttaGAACCTGTTTTTCATCCTCAATTTTCTACACCTGATGTTTAACTTTACCTCAATATATCAGTAGCaactgtccactctgagctaCATTTGAGCTCCTGTAGAgaacaaacagctgctgcaaaaatTTAAACTGCCCTGTGAGAGGCTTCACCTGCTGAAGATTAGATAAGCCTTAGAACTGACAGGTTTTTTAAACCGAATGTCATGGACATAGATTTTGGTTGTAGTGTTGGTAAATAATAGCCTAAACAAAAGTATTTAAATTTTAACCTACACATTAGAACAACATCCCTGGACTCTCTAAGTTCAATTATATCTGTGATAGCTGCTTTCCACATTAGGATTTGGATTTGGTTTTTGATTATCTGTTTGGAAACATAAATTAGCCACTGACTTATTAGTCTAAATATAGCCATAAACATTTCGATGCATGTGTATGTACAGTAACTGTATCTATAAAGCCCTGCTATAAATCCAACTATCTCTCCAGACCCAAATTTGAAGCCAACAGCCTTTTTAAAGTTATAATCATGTACCCATTTTGCTTTTtctcaaattattattattaaatacatAAAGAAATACAAACTAACAGGTGACTTGTCGTGAATTAAATGGTAATATTAGACTGATatgaatacaaaaattggaaggTTACTGATTTGATTTAACTGGCTCTCACTGaaaatgtaagttttaaaaTATGCACATTCATTTAATGAAGATGTTTCTTAAGTGAAGCCAAAAAGAAGAAACGAATTCTGAATATCTTGTTATGTTGTCTTGCCTTATACAGTCTTTTGTTTGGTATTTGTCTCATGGGAACTGTTACATATCATTTTGAACATGCTCAAATGCCAGGACCTTATCTGTGAGGTGGGTCGGGTGTGtgcatttcctgtttcatatataAGACGTCCACAGATTGAGCTGAACACAACTCCAACAGCAACAACAGGCAAGATGACCAGTCTTTCTGCAAAGGACAAGAACACAGTCAAAGCCTTCTGGGCTAAAGTGGCTGGCAAGGAGGAACAAATCGGCTGTgatgctgtctccaggtaaatATGGCCCCACACTGCCTACAAAAACCTGCTCCTGCATTTCTGTTTCATAGTCACTGGTTTGTTCTCTTACATTTTTACCCAGGATGCTGACAGTGTACCCTCAGACCAAGACTTACTTCTCCCACTGGAAGGACCTGAGCCCCGGCTCTGCCCCAGTGAAGAAGCACGGAGCAACCGTGATGGCTGCAGTTACTGATGCTGTCAGCAAAATTGACGATCTGACCGGAGCTCTTCTGAGCCTCAGTGAGCTGCACGCCTTCACTCTGAGAGTGGACCCTGCTAACTTCAAGGTACTGATCATTATTACTGTCATGTTTGTGGGGTGACATTATTTGAGGTCATCTACTTAATAAAAAGTTTGTGGTTCAGTCCCTGACTGTCAAAGTATTCTTGGACAAGCTACTGAGGCATACTGCAATACACCAGTGTAATCACTGGAGTATGAatttgtgtgaatgttagagaGAAAAGAGCCTAGTCATAGAAAAAGAAGTACTTGTATGAATGGGTCAGTTAGGCAAGTTGtatgaagtgctttgaatgCTCCAGTAGACTAGAAaagcaatatatatatacaccgGTCCATTTACCATGACAGCGTTTGCcaaattattttttctgttctgttgtGAACACTGATTGGACTACAAATTAAACTCAGTCTAACTCAGCTTTCATTTGATCTTTAGATTACTGGTTGATCTGAATTGATGTTCTCtggttacaaataaataaataaataaaaagtccattcatttcaatgtgATCATAATCTTTCCACAGGTTCTGTCTCACAACCTCCTCGTGGTCCTGTCCACCATGTTCCCCCAGGACTTCACCCCTGAGGTCCATGTGGCTATGGACAAGTTCCTGGCTGCTGTGGCTCTCGCCCTGTCTGAGAAATACAGATAAACTGCATTATGTGCTCGAGTACTCACTGACAGTCTGACTTGTAATAAAAGATCCAATGCAATTAAACTCTCATGGTCGTTTGTGGTGATCATTTTTAAACAGTTGGATTATTATTGTAGCTTTTAccaggaatgttttttttctctttatgggCTAATTAAAGAAGAATAGCGATTAATTTACTGAAAGCTTATATACACAACTTAAAAACAGAGCATGTGACGGTCCTCTGGAGCTAGTAGTACTGCCTTCTCAGGGAGGCTTGAGCTACAAAGACTCTCCCGGAAGCTGCACGGACCTCAGCAGTGAAGTATTGACCCAAACGAGCAGCAACTACAATGACCAGGCAGTCCCCCAGAACCAGCTATTCCTGTTTTTTCGTCATTATTCCGAattgctttcttcttcttcttcttcttcttcttcttcttcttcttcttcttcttcctagtattattattgttattattattattagcttgggtggatgaatggatggattttcgacggggggaaaaaatgaattattttaaccAAATACCATGACAGCTTACATAGTGTGTGACCTCGGTTGGCGTCTCACTCCGCCCCTGCTGGAGATTTTGAGTTCATGCGAAACACTTGTTACACCCGGTTGGCGTTTTGTGCTTCAACtaattttgaaaaatatatgaatgcataaaaataataaaagataaaattgACACAGACCTGTCACTATAGCTGCCAGGGTGTCCAGTAACGGTCTGATATCTTGATGTTTGGGCACCACATTTCACAAGCGACAGCTTCTGTTTGATACCATTCCCGAATGTCCAAATTAAAGCTGAGACTTGATGTAGTTTAGCCTaacctttgttttatttatgatcGGAAGTGCCACAATGACGTTTTAAGGGAGAACATAATCAGTATATCACAAATGGAAATGGCTAACAAACAGCCATTATAATTCATCATACAGTGAGAATAGCAGACAAATCAACAATACACCTCTTCCAATTAATGGCTAATTAATATTatgctgaacacagtccaaaagattcagtaagCCACATCAGTGTCTACTGTCTGTCTACTGTTTACTAGCCAAGTGGCTAACAAAGGTAAACAGAGGTTTTCCCAATCCCCACTAATGAATGTTatcttgtttcaggatacacaatacctgccattatccaaaggcacatctgcttacctgtatcttttgctcatttctccttttctctttttttttttctaaactaaggacctgatggctttggCCTTTTCTTTTCCAACTTCCATCAGTAATTTTTGCACTCTAGTATAAACACCCAACCCCACAACATAaactaatagacctacaccttgtatatgtttttttttcttggatttCACACAAACCAGGAATAAAAattaatacataatgggcttggattgacAATATTATGGAAGCAGCCCGCCCCTCCCCTTTAGaaaggttgtgtgtgagacttcagcacagcagcatcagcagca includes:
- the LOC134626375 gene encoding hemoglobin subunit beta-like is translated as MVVWTDFERTTIQDIFSKIDYAVVGQAAFSRCLTVYPWTQRYFGQFGNLYNAAAIASNPKVAAHGKIIIEALEKAVKNMDNIKATYAELSTLHSEKLQVDPDNFMLLGDCLTIVVASQLGKNFTAEVHAAFQKFLAVVVSSLRRQYY
- the LOC134626380 gene encoding hemoglobin embryonic subunit alpha-like — encoded protein: MLKCQDLICEVGRVCAFPVSYIRRPQIELNTTPTATTGKMTSLSAKDKNTVKAFWAKVAGKEEQIGCDAVSRMLTVYPQTKTYFSHWKDLSPGSAPVKKHGATVMAAVTDAVSKIDDLTGALLSLSELHAFTLRVDPANFKVLSHNLLVVLSTMFPQDFTPEVHVAMDKFLAAVALALSEKYR